ATACCATCCTCCAGCGCCTTGCCGCCTACGTCGAGAAGGCTGAAAAGCTCCGCTCCACCATTCGGGGAGCCATGGTCTATCCGGCCGTGGTCGCCGCTGTGGCGGTCATGGTCATCGCCGTTATTCTGGCATTCGTCATACCGGTCTTCGAAGACCTTTTCGCAGGAATGGGAGCCGGTCTCCCCGCGCCCACGCAGTTCGTCGTCGACCTGAGCCGCTTCACCAGAGACAACGCAGGGCATATCCTGACCGGCATCGTGCTTCTCATCGCGGTCTTCAGCCGTTATCGGAAGACCCGTCACGGACGGACGGTAATGGATGCACTGGCCCTCAAACTCCCTGTCATCGGGCTGTTGCTGCGCAAGGTCGCCATCGCCCGGCTGTCCCGGACCCTCGGCACGATGATTTCGAGCGGGATTCCGATCCTCGATGCACTCGATATCGCAGCAAGGACCTCGGACAACGTCATCCTGGAAGAGGCCATCAGCGACGTGCGCACAGGGGTTATCGAGGGGAGGAGCATCTCGGAGCCTCTGTTGGAAAGCGGTCTTTTCCCCGGGATGGTGGTTCAAATGGTCGCCGTCGGCGAAGCGACAGGCGCCCTGGACACTATGCTCGAAAAGATCGCCTCCTTTTACGACGAGGAGGTGGATGCCGCCGTAGCCGCCCTGACCGCTGCGCTCGAGCCGATGATGATCGTCTTCCTCGGAGGCGCCGTCGGTGGACTTGTCATTGCAATGTATCTGCCGATATTCAGGATGGCAGCCTTCATAGGATAAATCCTGATATGACCCTCACCATTCAAGACACTGCACCTGCTCCCCAAAACTCAAAGAAAGGGCCTTATGCTGTCCGAACCTGAAATCCGGCGCCTGCTGACTGTCAGCCGGCCCAGCCGTTATATCGGCCACGAAGTCAATATCGTCCGCAACCCCCCCGAAGAGATCGAGGTCTGCGTCGCGCTGGCCTTTCCAGACGTATACGAAGTGGGCATGTCCCACCTCGGTCTGAAGATTCTCTATGACATCCTGAATCGGCTGCCATGGCTCGCTGCGGAGCGGGTCTTTTCCCCCTGGCCGGACATGGAACGGCGTCTACGGCAGGAGGCGACCCCCCTTGCGACGCTCGAATCCCGGCGGCCTCTCCACACCTGCGATGTGGTCGGCTTCAGCGTTCAGCACGAACTCTGCTTTACCAATATTCTGAACATGCTCGATCTGGCCGGCATCCCCTTCAGGGCGGCGGAGCGCAAGGCACCCGCCCCCCTGGTCATCGCCGGAGGGCCCGCCTGTTTCAACCCCGAGCCGATTGCAGCGTTTTTCGACCTCATCGTCATCGGCGACGGTGAAACCGTCACCCCCGCCATCTGCGATGCGATCCGCGACTGGAAGCGGTCGGGATCCGAATCGAAGGAAGAACTCTTGCGCCGCCTCAGCGCCTTCGAGGGGGTTTACGTCCCGGCCCATTTCGAGCCGCATTACGGCCCTGAAGGAAATCTCGAGGCGATCGAGCCGCTGCAAGCCGGGAAGGCGTTCGTGCAAAAAGCGATCGTGCCCGACATCGAAGCGATACCCTATCCGGAAGAGCAGCCGGTCCCTTTTACCGAGCTTGTTCATGACCGTCTCGCCATAGAAATCGCCCGCGGGTGCACACGAGGCTGCCGCTTTTGCCAGGCCGGCATGATTTACCGCCCGGTGCGCGAGAGGCAACCGGCAACCATCTCCCGCATCGCGGAAAAGGCTCTGAGCCTGACAGGCTACGACGACCTCTCGCTCCTTTCCCTCAGCACCGGTGATTACAGCTGCATCGAGCCGCTGCTCATCCACCTCATGGACCAGCGCGAGAAGGACAGGATTTCCGTCAGTCTGCCGTCCCTGCGGATAGACAGCTTGAGCCCCTTGTTCATGGAGCAGATCAAGCGGGTACGAAAGACCGGCTTCACCCTCGCGATCGAGGCGGGCAACGAACGGCTGCGCCGGATCATCAACAAGGGCCTGACGGATGAAGACATTCTGCGGACGGCGCATCTCGTCTATCGGGCGGACTGGAACCTGATCAAACTCTACTGCATGATCGGGCTTCCGTTCGAAACCGACAGTGATCTCGAGGATACGGTGAAACTCGCGCGTGAGATCGCCGCCATCGGCGGAAAGCAAAGCAGGCGGAACCGTCTGAACCTGAGCGTTTCGACCTTTGTCCCCAAGGCGCACACGCCGTTCATGTGGTGTGCACAGATCCCGCTCGATGAAGGTCGCAGGCGTCTGCATTTCATACAGGAAAGTCTGCGCCGCGGCCCGGTCAAGGTGAAATGGAATCAGCCCGAGATGAGCTGGCTCGAAGGGGTCTTTTCGCGCGGCGACCGCCGGCTGACGCGCTCGATCGAGGCCGCATGGCGCAAAGGCGCCCGCTATGACGCCTGGGCCGAACACTTCAACCCGGCGATCTGGCGCGAGGCCTTCGCGGAAACGGGGATCGACCCGAACCTCTACACCGAAAGGGAGCGGGGTCTGGACGAAATCCTGCCATGGGATC
The DNA window shown above is from Desulfatiglans anilini DSM 4660 and carries:
- a CDS encoding type II secretion system F family protein — translated: MPAFRWVAETSRGKTIRGEIEAVDEKIARRQLKRRNLTPVKIKPKPKDLFENLSFLQPKVKAKDLVIFTRQFSTLLDSGLPLAQSLALLTEQTSHKTLKGILKQIGNDVGGGLSLAEAFKKHPRIFNSLYVNLIAAGETGGVLDTILQRLAAYVEKAEKLRSTIRGAMVYPAVVAAVAVMVIAVILAFVIPVFEDLFAGMGAGLPAPTQFVVDLSRFTRDNAGHILTGIVLLIAVFSRYRKTRHGRTVMDALALKLPVIGLLLRKVAIARLSRTLGTMISSGIPILDALDIAARTSDNVILEEAISDVRTGVIEGRSISEPLLESGLFPGMVVQMVAVGEATGALDTMLEKIASFYDEEVDAAVAALTAALEPMMIVFLGGAVGGLVIAMYLPIFRMAAFIG
- a CDS encoding TIGR03960 family B12-binding radical SAM protein — its product is MLSEPEIRRLLTVSRPSRYIGHEVNIVRNPPEEIEVCVALAFPDVYEVGMSHLGLKILYDILNRLPWLAAERVFSPWPDMERRLRQEATPLATLESRRPLHTCDVVGFSVQHELCFTNILNMLDLAGIPFRAAERKAPAPLVIAGGPACFNPEPIAAFFDLIVIGDGETVTPAICDAIRDWKRSGSESKEELLRRLSAFEGVYVPAHFEPHYGPEGNLEAIEPLQAGKAFVQKAIVPDIEAIPYPEEQPVPFTELVHDRLAIEIARGCTRGCRFCQAGMIYRPVRERQPATISRIAEKALSLTGYDDLSLLSLSTGDYSCIEPLLIHLMDQREKDRISVSLPSLRIDSLSPLFMEQIKRVRKTGFTLAIEAGNERLRRIINKGLTDEDILRTAHLVYRADWNLIKLYCMIGLPFETDSDLEDTVKLAREIAAIGGKQSRRNRLNLSVSTFVPKAHTPFMWCAQIPLDEGRRRLHFIQESLRRGPVKVKWNQPEMSWLEGVFSRGDRRLTRSIEAAWRKGARYDAWAEHFNPAIWREAFAETGIDPNLYTERERGLDEILPWDHIRSGVSKAYLKQEWRRAAEALPTPDCRLGCLECGVCDHDVVDPVFAKPWSPPPVPSAHASPARTAPARYLITYSKTGSAALLGHMEFSRAFQRAFRRAHIPLRFSQGFHPLPKVTFTTALPLGTESFDETMVIETDGWLSIDQVTTELNQRLPDGITIKGIRKLDKASPIPRVKSSRYRISFEELELRRSRLDDFSARRHFEVVKKTKKGEHVLDIRPLITTLEFSNLNQLELVILHPEGPQIRPVEVIQSVFGLTDSESAHLHIQKIEQVLM